CTGGCGCTGCTTGTGGCGCGGGTTCTCGCAGATGACCATGACCCGACCGTGACGGCGGATCACCCTGCACTTGTCGCAGATCTTCTTGACGCTCGGCTTGACCTTCATGGGATTGAGGTTCTCCGGGTCAGTGCCACCACCCCGCCGAAGCGGGATGCGGGCAAGATCTACTTGTAGCGGTAGACGATCCGGCCACGCGTCAGGTCGTACGGAGACAGCTCCACCACGACCCGGTCGTCAGGGAGGATGCGGATGTAGTGCATACGCATCTTGCCGCTGATGTGTGCCAGGACCTGGTGGCCGTTCTGGAGCTCGACCTTGAACATGGCGTTCGGCAGAGACTCGACGACAGTGCCCTCGATCTCGATGGCACCTTGCTTCTTGGCCACGCTTCGCCCTTCGGAATCGACTACCTTGATCGACTCCAGTGCTTTCCCTTACGGGCGCATGCGGACATGCGGGTGCACGAGAGCCGACGAGTCAGTCTACGTCAGCGCACCCGGAAAGACGAATCGGGGAATCCTGCCCTGACCGGCAGATCATTAAGCACGTGGTCCGCGGAAGGGCGCTCAGGCCAGCGGATCCGGCGCGGCGACGATGCCGAACTCGGCCAGCTTGGCCTTGCCCGCGTCGGGAGCGGTCAGCACCAGCGGACCCTCCTCGGTCAGCGCGACGGAGTGCTCCCAGTGCGAGGACCAGGTGCCGTCGGTGGTGATGACCGTCCAGTCGTCCGAGAGGACCTCGGTCTTCGGGGTGCCCAGGGACACCATCGGCTCGATCGCCAGGCAGAACCCGGGGACCAGCTTGGGGCCCTTGC
The DNA window shown above is from Streptomyces chartreusis and carries:
- the infA gene encoding translation initiation factor IF-1, translating into MAKKQGAIEIEGTVVESLPNAMFKVELQNGHQVLAHISGKMRMHYIRILPDDRVVVELSPYDLTRGRIVYRYK
- the rpmJ gene encoding 50S ribosomal protein L36: MKVKPSVKKICDKCRVIRRHGRVMVICENPRHKQRQG